In Chryseobacterium gotjawalense, the following are encoded in one genomic region:
- a CDS encoding complex I subunit 4 family protein → MSYLLLTLLLLPLIGSVLVFAWKNPASKYLALGIAFAQMLLTFYMLTGFDFKPTVDGVLQYEINYPWSNYIKSNLHFGIDGMSMLMLLLTNILTPLIILSSFNEKPGYRNTFYGLILLMQFGLIGVFTSLDGLLFYIFWEVTLIPIWLIAGIWGQEDKKIQFTTRFFVYTFVGSLFMLIGLIYVYNHSASFTLTDLYNADLTSGAQTVIFWFIFFAFAVKLPIFPFHSWQPDTYTYSPTQGSMLLSGIMLKMAVYGLLRWLLPITPEPILGISGQIVLVLAIIGVVHGALIAIIQNDSKRLIAYSSLSHVGLMTAGIMASAILTVKGTLMIEGGEGALIQSFAHGINVVGLFYCADILYKRFKTRDIRQMGGLARVAPKFAVLFMVILLGSIALPLTNGFVGEFILIKSIFDYSIIAAVIAGTTMIFSSVYLFRFYAKAMFGEGDEEVLASAGDLTGVEFSVLASLVVFVIFLGIFPQPILDMVNSSLKFIFTSMMN, encoded by the coding sequence ATGTCGTACCTATTATTAACATTACTGCTTTTACCTCTTATAGGCTCAGTATTGGTGTTCGCGTGGAAAAATCCCGCCAGTAAATATCTCGCATTAGGAATTGCATTTGCACAAATGTTATTGACCTTTTATATGCTGACCGGTTTCGATTTCAAACCTACCGTTGACGGAGTTTTGCAATATGAAATCAATTATCCGTGGTCCAACTATATCAAGAGTAATCTGCATTTCGGGATCGATGGAATGAGTATGCTGATGTTGTTATTAACCAATATTTTAACACCGCTTATTATCCTTTCTTCCTTTAATGAAAAACCGGGATACAGAAATACTTTTTACGGATTAATTTTATTAATGCAATTCGGTCTAATTGGAGTTTTCACTTCTTTAGATGGTTTATTATTCTATATTTTCTGGGAAGTAACCTTGATTCCAATCTGGTTGATTGCCGGAATTTGGGGACAGGAAGACAAAAAAATTCAGTTTACAACAAGATTCTTTGTGTACACTTTTGTCGGATCCCTGTTTATGTTGATCGGTTTGATCTACGTTTACAATCACTCTGCTTCATTTACACTGACCGATTTGTATAACGCCGATTTAACCTCAGGAGCGCAAACCGTAATTTTCTGGTTCATCTTCTTTGCCTTTGCAGTGAAGTTACCGATTTTCCCATTCCATTCTTGGCAACCGGATACTTATACGTATTCACCAACACAAGGTTCCATGTTACTTTCGGGAATTATGTTGAAAATGGCCGTTTATGGTTTACTACGATGGTTATTACCAATTACGCCAGAACCTATTTTAGGAATTTCAGGACAGATTGTATTGGTTCTCGCAATTATCGGAGTCGTTCACGGTGCTTTAATTGCCATTATTCAAAATGATTCAAAAAGATTAATTGCCTATTCTTCTCTATCTCACGTTGGTTTAATGACTGCCGGTATTATGGCGTCTGCAATCTTGACGGTGAAAGGAACTTTGATGATTGAAGGTGGCGAAGGAGCGTTGATTCAATCATTTGCTCACGGGATCAACGTAGTAGGACTATTCTACTGTGCTGATATTCTTTACAAAAGATTCAAAACCAGAGACATCCGACAAATGGGTGGTTTGGCAAGAGTCGCACCGAAATTCGCCGTTTTATTCATGGTCATTTTATTAGGATCAATTGCGCTTCCATTAACCAACGGATTCGTGGGAGAATTTATCTTAATCAAATCGATTTTCGATTACAGTATTATCGCCGCGGTGATTGCCGGAACAACCATGATTTTCTCCTCAGTTTACCTTTTCAGATTTTATGCAAAAGCCATGTTTGGAGAAGGTGACGAAGAAGTATTGGCAAGCGCAGGAGATTTAACCGGTGTTGAATTTTCGGTATTGGCAAGTTTGGTTGTTTTTGTAATATTCTTAGGAATATTCCCGCAGCCAATCCTCGATATGGTGAACAGTTCGTTGAAGTTTATTTTCACTTCAATGATGAATTAA